In Cicer arietinum cultivar CDC Frontier isolate Library 1 chromosome 7, Cicar.CDCFrontier_v2.0, whole genome shotgun sequence, the genomic window AGCTGAAAAATATGATTGTTTCTCTTTGTCAATGGTGATGTGACATTATTATTTTGCTTGAATCCATCTTCACATGTGGTTGAAGCATCAATGACTGAGCTTAGCTTAACATTACAATCTTCATAACGTTTGGCCTTATAATCTCTAATGGATTCTCTAAAAGTTGTGATGGAATCCGAATATACTTGTAGGCAATCATCCAAACATTCTTTGATAAATGgatctttatttttcttctttaaaaGCCCTTTAATGTGATCACAAGTATTTGTCACATTGTGCCttgttattttgattgttaTGAGGCCCAATTCTTCAAGGTTTTTGGCACATTGGCTCCTATGATCCGATTGAAGAGATTTTGTGCAAAATTTGTAGCTTATGTTTGGATCACTTTTTGAGCAATTCTTGCATGTTTGTTGGATGAGATTGTTGGCATCaacaaattgattgaaataacaCAAGAAAATTGTGAGGGAAAGAAATAGGAAAGATGAAGGgctcattttctttttgtttagaTATTTTGTGTGTGGGACTTTCCAATACTAATCAAGGTAACAAATTTATAGATGCAAGAAATGGATTTGTAGTGATGGGAAAGATTgtactttttttcttctcattttttatGGGGCGGAAAAGCAAAGCTTGTGTGAGAATAAATGTAAGTTGCCGTCTAATTAAACAAGAAGGAATTACAAGCTAAGTTAATTTGACATCATTAGAGGTGGAAGAGAAGAGTTATGgcaaaaaagtccaaatgaattgAGTAGGATATTGATTTGTGATTTGTTGAAGGGTCGTGCGGAGAATCATCTTTACAAGCAGTCAATTgtaaattagtattttaaaattatcgaAAATTTTAACGACCATCGACGATATTCTTTACAAGTAATAACATATGACTCTTCTCGTCTTTTATAGATAAGATGGTGATCTGATTAATGTTGATTCAATACGaggtatatatttatttattttttatttttatcgaatCGGTATATTTTAAGTCACTATATCTGacatagaaataaaaattaatgtctAATTTTAAATGACGACATCTATTatcattaaactttaaaaaaaaattaacaactaaTCCACTGAGAAAATGGTCCATGTTAGAATTTGATTAATTTGCTTACGTGAAAAAATGGGAAGGATTAATTCTTGCACAAAAGGTAGGAAGAGGAGAGTCATATGAGAATTAATAATCACTTCAATAAggtttaatactaataataattattttaaatagtagtACCATAAATAGGGtgtgaataaataattaagtgatTGAACTCAAATGGTTAATGAACttcaattaatgaaaaattattcaGGAGAATTCAAGTTcgaatttcaattaaaataattattgattaaacTTTACTTACCTCCTGAGCAAACTATGAATTACTAAAACTTTATTCCCTTTAAAATATGTAagttagaataaataaaaaaaatagatgaacTTACTTTCATGAGTAACTCATATCAAAGACGATATTCAAAAAACGCTatgatatagaaaaataaatatattaataataataatataaataatttagtaaaattattattattttaaaacatttttaaata contains:
- the LOC101511717 gene encoding putative invertase inhibitor, with the translated sequence MSPSSFLFLSLTIFLCYFNQFVDANNLIQQTCKNCSKSDPNISYKFCTKSLQSDHRSQCAKNLEELGLITIKITRHNVTNTCDHIKGLLKKKNKDPFIKECLDDCLQVYSDSITTFRESIRDYKAKRYEDCNVKLSSVIDASTTCEDGFKQNNNVTSPLTKRNNHIFQLSAIALSIVNMLNVDKFKGTF